TTAATacagatgaattttaaaaatatactgtgAGTCTATGTGTTTTGGAGAACCTCTTGTTAAGCATTTACCAGTTTCTCctacctcaaaggtcatctagtccaaattaattaagtttatttttgttttgttttttagaagcaacaaaatttaaaagatttttattagTAAGAGTAAAATGGGGGTGGGAGTTGCAGAGTTGGCAGACCTGCTGCTTCTATTGATAATAAAGCTCCAAGTTCATTCCATCATGGATTTCATAGTCACCCAGGGAAATGTGGTCCTTGAAGATTGTGTACCATTTTTTTAAGACAATCTTGCTCCAATGGGTGCCTGTTTGAGCTGCAATCAGTTTCTTTAGGTCTCCTATTGTGTCATCTGTGTTGCACTTCACCCGGACCTTCTTGCCCAGCCGGTCGTTACACACAACCTCGATCATGGCTCTGGATGTGACAAAAgaaatgtaagagttaaatttaatggttgga
This sequence is a window from Monodelphis domestica isolate mMonDom1 chromosome 3, mMonDom1.pri, whole genome shotgun sequence. Protein-coding genes within it:
- the LOC100009728 gene encoding ubiquitin-like protein 5; the encoded protein is MIEVVCNDRLGKKVRVKCNTDDTIGDLKKLIAAQTGTHWSKIVLKKWYTIFKDHISLGDYEIHDGMNLELYYQ